From Brevibacillus marinus, a single genomic window includes:
- a CDS encoding F0F1 ATP synthase subunit epsilon, which translates to MSKMILEVVTPERVVYSGEVKMVIARGVVGDLGILPNHMPLVTPLKIAPVRVKTEGDKETQIAVSGGFMEVRGDKVTVLAEAAELPDQIDVERAKAALARAEQRLNERHPDLDIQRAELALQRARVRLQVSKSL; encoded by the coding sequence TTGAGCAAGATGATATTGGAAGTCGTAACTCCCGAACGGGTTGTCTACAGCGGCGAAGTAAAGATGGTAATCGCGCGTGGGGTCGTGGGCGACCTTGGCATTTTGCCCAACCACATGCCGTTGGTGACGCCGCTCAAGATTGCGCCGGTTCGGGTGAAGACCGAAGGCGACAAAGAAACGCAAATTGCTGTCAGCGGCGGTTTTATGGAAGTACGGGGTGATAAGGTAACCGTGCTCGCTGAAGCAGCCGAGCTGCCCGATCAGATTGACGTGGAGCGTGCCAAAGCAGCACTGGCTCGGGCTGAGCAGCGCTTGAACGAAAGACACCCTGATTTGGACATACAACGCGCCGAATTGGCCTTGCAGCGTGCCAGGGTACGTTTGCAGGTCAGCAAATCCCTGTAA
- the atpG gene encoding ATP synthase F1 subunit gamma: MALGTREIRRRIKSVKNTRQITKAMKMVAASKLRRAQESATASKPYAQKMQEVIASIASGTTSVNHPMLQSRPVKKTGYIVITSDRGLAGGYNANIIRKVTQTLKEKHQSPDEYAIFVIGRKGRDFFKKRNYPLLGEIVGMRENATFADVKPIAAAAVKMYADEQIDELYICYNEFHSAISQTPVLKRLLPLQQLESAPERNLNYEYEPSAEEVLSVLLPRYAETLVYSALLEARASEYGARMTAMGNATDNATEMIAKYTLFYNRARQAAITQEISEIVAGANAQM, encoded by the coding sequence GTGGCTTTAGGGACCCGTGAGATACGGCGCCGGATCAAGAGTGTGAAAAACACGCGGCAGATCACCAAGGCGATGAAGATGGTGGCCGCCTCCAAACTGCGCCGGGCGCAGGAAAGCGCGACAGCTTCCAAGCCGTACGCGCAAAAGATGCAGGAAGTGATCGCCAGCATTGCCAGCGGTACGACCTCTGTCAATCATCCCATGCTGCAGTCCCGTCCGGTGAAAAAAACAGGTTACATTGTGATTACGTCCGACCGCGGACTGGCAGGCGGGTATAATGCCAACATCATCCGGAAAGTGACACAGACCTTGAAGGAAAAACATCAGTCGCCTGACGAATACGCCATCTTCGTCATTGGCCGCAAGGGACGGGATTTCTTCAAGAAACGCAATTACCCGCTGTTGGGCGAAATTGTCGGCATGCGGGAGAACGCGACGTTCGCAGACGTGAAACCGATCGCGGCCGCCGCCGTAAAGATGTACGCCGACGAGCAGATCGACGAACTGTACATCTGCTACAACGAATTCCACAGCGCGATTTCGCAAACGCCGGTGCTCAAGCGCCTGCTGCCGCTGCAGCAGCTTGAAAGTGCGCCGGAGCGGAACCTCAACTACGAATACGAACCATCGGCCGAAGAGGTTCTTTCCGTACTGCTTCCCAGATACGCCGAAACGCTTGTGTACAGTGCCCTGCTGGAAGCGCGGGCTTCCGAATACGGCGCGCGGATGACGGCGATGGGGAACGCGACGGACAACGCTACGGAAATGATCGCCAAGTACACCCTGTTTTACAACCGCGCGCGTCAGGCTGCCATCACCCAGGAGATTTCCGAGATCGTGGCCGGCGCCAACGCGCAGATGTAA
- the atpD gene encoding F0F1 ATP synthase subunit beta: MAKGRVVQVMGPVVDIEFERGHLPAIYNAIKIQHKAQNASERDIDLTVEVALHLGDNLVRTVAMSSTDGLVRGMEAVDTGGPISVPVGEVTLGRVFNVLGEPIDLKEMGDVPRRDPIHRPAPTFAEQATSTEILETGIKVIDLLAPYVKGGKIGLFGGAGVGKTVLIQELINNIAQEHGGISVFAGVGERTREGNDLYHEMKDAGVINKTAMVFGQMNEPPGARLRVALTGLTMAEYFRDEEGRDVLLFIDNIFRFTQAGSEVSALLGRMPSAVGYQPTLATEMGQLQERITSTKKGSVTSIQAIYVPADDYTDPAPATTFAHLDATTNLDRSISELGIYPAVDPLASTSRALSPDIVGQEHYEVARGVQAILQRYKELQDIIAILGMDELSDEDKLIVARARRIQRFLSQPFHVAEQFTGTPGKYVPVKETVRSFKEILEGKHDDLPEAAFLYVGTIEEAVERAKTMS; the protein is encoded by the coding sequence ATGGCGAAAGGACGCGTAGTACAGGTAATGGGTCCGGTCGTCGACATCGAGTTTGAACGCGGACACCTGCCTGCCATCTACAATGCGATTAAGATCCAACATAAAGCGCAAAACGCGAGTGAGCGCGACATCGACCTGACCGTGGAAGTAGCGCTGCATTTGGGCGACAACCTGGTCCGGACCGTCGCGATGTCTTCTACGGACGGCCTGGTGCGCGGCATGGAGGCGGTAGATACCGGCGGTCCGATTTCCGTGCCCGTCGGCGAAGTAACCTTGGGCCGTGTGTTCAACGTGCTGGGAGAGCCGATCGACCTGAAGGAAATGGGGGACGTTCCGCGTCGCGACCCGATCCACCGCCCGGCACCGACATTTGCGGAGCAAGCGACCAGCACGGAGATTCTGGAGACCGGGATCAAGGTGATCGACCTGCTCGCACCCTATGTCAAAGGGGGCAAGATCGGTCTGTTCGGCGGTGCCGGCGTAGGGAAGACGGTCTTGATCCAGGAATTGATCAACAACATCGCGCAAGAGCACGGTGGAATTTCCGTGTTTGCCGGCGTAGGGGAGCGGACGCGCGAAGGAAACGACCTCTACCACGAAATGAAAGATGCTGGCGTTATCAATAAAACGGCGATGGTCTTCGGTCAGATGAACGAACCGCCGGGCGCCCGTCTGCGTGTGGCGCTGACCGGTCTGACCATGGCGGAGTACTTCCGCGATGAAGAGGGCCGTGACGTGCTGCTGTTTATCGACAACATTTTCCGCTTTACGCAGGCTGGTTCCGAGGTATCGGCGCTGCTCGGTCGGATGCCTTCCGCAGTAGGTTACCAGCCGACGCTGGCCACCGAGATGGGGCAGCTGCAGGAGCGGATTACCTCGACCAAAAAGGGTTCGGTAACCTCGATTCAGGCGATTTACGTGCCGGCGGACGACTATACCGACCCGGCTCCGGCCACCACGTTTGCTCACTTGGATGCGACCACCAACCTGGACCGCAGCATCTCCGAGTTGGGGATTTATCCGGCGGTCGACCCGCTCGCTTCGACCTCTCGGGCGCTGTCGCCTGACATCGTTGGCCAGGAGCACTACGAAGTGGCCCGCGGCGTACAAGCCATTCTGCAGCGCTACAAGGAACTGCAGGACATCATCGCCATCCTCGGGATGGACGAGTTGAGCGACGAGGACAAACTGATCGTGGCCCGCGCTCGCCGGATTCAGCGCTTCCTGTCGCAGCCGTTCCACGTTGCCGAGCAGTTCACCGGTACTCCCGGTAAATACGTGCCGGTAAAAGAAACGGTGCGCAGCTTTAAAGAGATCCTCGAAGGCAAACACGACGATCTGCCGGAAGCCGCGTTCCTCTATGTGGGCACGATTGAAGAAGCAGTCGAGAGAGCCAAAACGATGTCGTAA
- a CDS encoding DUF6042 family protein — protein sequence MQTIRELSKNSEETIIPNGYDANGWSSVLSHELNVLFHALCHVVPKYQSKEEIKQALLEFQGVKHAFAHVDRSRFKSEEAYQGYQKRLERHKRFMQRSGYQYPNSLEEAIELFVKWGLLLDKETYWDVPVTPFPDVLELFNLKDEEKAALAHIKLEALIHPVFSKLVLMLHEKDENTFRYTKNELKEILEINDAMLLEVLVKLTPYLEEPIVNMQAIPDDQEMEFTVVWERIYEDFLGTKDPQSIQ from the coding sequence ATGCAAACAATTCGCGAACTGAGCAAAAACAGTGAGGAAACCATCATCCCGAACGGTTACGACGCCAACGGGTGGTCGAGCGTTTTATCGCATGAGCTCAACGTGCTGTTTCACGCACTGTGCCATGTCGTCCCCAAGTATCAGAGCAAAGAAGAGATAAAGCAGGCGCTGCTGGAGTTCCAGGGCGTAAAACACGCCTTTGCGCACGTTGATAGATCCCGCTTCAAATCGGAAGAAGCTTACCAAGGATACCAAAAACGCCTGGAGCGGCACAAGCGTTTTATGCAGCGTTCGGGTTACCAGTACCCCAATTCGCTGGAGGAAGCGATTGAGCTGTTTGTCAAGTGGGGGTTGCTGCTTGACAAGGAAACGTACTGGGATGTACCGGTCACACCGTTCCCCGACGTGCTTGAGCTGTTCAACTTGAAAGATGAAGAGAAAGCAGCGCTGGCGCACATCAAACTGGAAGCGTTGATTCACCCGGTATTCAGCAAACTGGTGCTGATGCTGCATGAAAAAGACGAGAACACGTTCCGTTATACCAAAAACGAGCTGAAAGAGATACTGGAGATCAACGATGCGATGCTGCTGGAGGTTTTGGTGAAGCTGACCCCTTATCTGGAAGAGCCGATTGTCAACATGCAGGCCATCCCGGACGATCAGGAGATGGAGTTTACCGTTGTTTGGGAACGGATCTACGAAGATTTCCTCGGCACAAAAGATCCGCAGTCGATCCAGTAA